One Nicotiana sylvestris chromosome 12, ASM39365v2, whole genome shotgun sequence genomic window carries:
- the LOC104228267 gene encoding RNA-binding NOB1-like protein: MDTQPPPPPPCWSNILKQPPPPQKPQAPVTFTSAVPPATAAGTGVLVGSCKSTKGIAVAIVDANAIIQGGDKLNHSADRFVSVPEVLSEIRDPNSRHSLNFLPFTVDTMEPSPDSLKKVISFARATGDLQTLSDVDLKLIALTYTLEAQFHGTHHLRDCPPPIHMVNVKRLPEKELPGWGSNVPNQEEWDAIEHAMDAGANTNSRILPLKDLSLNVIPLDQQSRDGSTLNGGDSHSEDQMDADGGFGKPRKYLPQKKEVKMEGKKMVADGIDASQGQYDEDGDDWRPAVSRSTHRRFLRRKARREMSETSSKMDDIKDAAENAVNENLDNCQYDDMAMSHIPEENHEANGEGNAITEVRDGEENLSTILSQMRLEEDSAKDLQVDADVNIPLEGSESNDAKQDSKESEEDEGENFDSADRGAEDAEMASQMDESIETSFVDDDSSEQSWMLKSLSESSVACVTGDFAMQNVILQMGLRLVAPGGMQIRELHRWVLKCHACYKVTTDVGRIFCPNCGNGGTLRKVAVTVGENGIVLAARRPRISLRGTKFSLPLPQGGRDAVTKNPVLREDQLPQKFLYPKTKKKNNQGDDIFTPDTLFLHHTSKKAPLQPPVRKALAVFSGKRNPNDNHYSRAKV, encoded by the exons ATGGATACCCAGCCCCCTCCTCCTCCACCATGTTGGAGCAACATACTAAAACAACCCCCACCACCACAGAAACCGCAAGCTCCGGTCACCTTCACCTCTGCCGTACCACCGGCTACGGCGGCAGGTACTGGAGTTTTGGTCGGGAGCTGCAAGTCGACGAAGGGGATAGCGGTAGCAATAGTAGACGCAAACGCAATAATTCAAGGGGGAGATAAGCTGAATCATTCAGCTGACCGGTTTGTATCGGTACCTGAAGTGTTGAGCGAGATTCGTGATCCTAATTCTCGTCACTCGCTTAATTTCCTTCCGTTCACTGTTGATACTATGGAACCTTCTCCTGATTCTCTTAAGAAAG TTATCAGCTTTGCAAGAGCTACTGGTGATTTGCAAACACTTTCCGATGTGGATCTCAAGCTCATTGCTTTAACTTACACTTTGGAGGCTCAATTTCATGGAACTCATCATCTCCGGGATTGCCCTCCTCCTATTCACATGGTTAATGTGAAAAGGTTGCCAGAGAAGGAGTTGCCTGGATGGGGCTCTAATGTCCCTAATCAAGAAGAGTGGGATGCAATAGAACATGCAATGGATGCTGGAGCAAACACCAACTCTAGAATTCTTCCCTTGAAAGATTTGAGCTTGAATGTTATTCCTCTTGATCAACAAAGTAGAGATGGTTCAACCTTGAATGGCGGTGATTCTCATTCTGAGGATCAGATGGATGCCGATGGTGGCTTCGGGAAACCTAGAAAGTACCTGCCGCAGAAAAAAGAGGTAAAAATGGAAGGTAAGAAAATGGTTGCTGATGGAATTGATGCATCACAGGGACAATATGATGAGGATGGTGATGATTGGCGACCTGCTGTCAGCCGAAGTACTCATAGGAGATTTCTCAGACGAAAAGCTAGACGTGAAATGTCTGAGACATCATCTAAAATGGATGATATAAAAGATGCAGCTGAAAATGCAGTAAATGAAAACCTTGACAACTGTCAATACGATGATATGGCTATGTCCCATATACCAGAAGAAAATCATGAGGCGAATGGAGAGGGCAATGCGATTACTGAAGTAAGAGATGGTGAAGAAAATCTGTCTACGATTTTGAGTCAAATGCGGCTTGAAGAAGATTCTGCAAAAGATCTTCAAGTTGATGCAGATGTAAACATTCCCCTTGAGGGGTCTGAATCCAATGATGCTAAGCAAGACAGTAAAGaatctgaagaagatgaaggggaGAATTTTGACTCTGCTGATAGAGGAGCGGAAGATGCAGAGATGGCCAGCCAGATGGATGAGAGCATTGAAACATCATTTGTAGATGATGACAGCAGTGAACAGAGTTGGATGTTAAAATCCTTGTCCGAGTCAAGCGTGGCTTGTGTGACAGGTGATTTTGCAATGCAAAATGTTATTCTTCAAATGGGCTTACGCCTTGTGGCACCTGGAGGAATGCAGATCCGTGAGCTGCACAG GTGGGTGCTGAAATGCCATGCCTGCTATAAAGTTACAACAGATGTTGGTAGGATTTTCTGTCCCAATTGTGGAAATGGGGGCACTTTACGCAAGGTAGCAGTGACTGTTGGAGAAAATGGTATCGTTCTTGCAGCGCGTCGACCACGTATATCCTTGCGAGGGACGAAG TTTTCCCTGCCTTTACCTCAAGGGGGTAGAGATGCTGTTACCAAGAACCCCGTATTACGCGAGGACCAACTTCCTCAGAAGTTTCTTTATCCTAAGACGAAAAAGAAGAACAACCAG GGGGATGACATATTTACTCCGGACACTCTTTTTCTCCACCATACTAGTAAGAAGGCTCCTCTGCAGCCTCCTGTTCGCAAAGCACTAGCTGTTTTCAGTGGAAAGAGGAATCCTAACGACAATCATTATTCTCGTGCTaaagtttga
- the LOC104228265 gene encoding multiple C2 domain and transmembrane region protein 7 — protein sequence MILSNLKLGVEVVGAHNLLPKDGQGSSSSFVELYFDGQRFRTTIKEKDLSPVWNETFYFNISDPSNLHMLVLDAYIYNNIRATQSRSFLGKITINGTSFVPYSDSVVLHYPLEKRSIFSRVRGELGLKVYIIDDPSIKSSIPISAANDSQVHSHSAQTPAPKIPRSEVRHTFHHLPNPNHPQQQQQAPPPAAVHHQGTRYMTEDMKVPTEPQPPPQLVRMHSATMAQPVDYALKETSPFLGGGRVVGGRVIRTDRMSGCTYDLVEKMHFLFVRVVKARELPAMDVTGSVDPYVEVRIGNYKGITKHIEKNQNPSWNVVFAFSRERMQASVLEVVVKDKDLLKDDFVGLCRFDLNEVPMRVPPDSPLAPEWYRLADKKGEKIKGELMLAVWIGTQADEAFPDAWHSDAALSVDTAASTLIRSKVYHAPRLWYVRVNVVEAQDLIPTEKTRFPDAYVKVQIGNQVLKTKPVQARTFNPLWNEDLLFVAAEPFEDNLVLTVEDRVAPGKDEIIGRVIIPLSMVEKRADDKMIHSRWFNLEKPVAIDIDQLKKEKFSSRLHLRVCLDGGYHVLDESTHYSSDLRPTAKQLWRPPIGVLELGVLNAVGLHPMKTRDGKGTSDTYCVAKYGHKWVRTRTIVDNLCPKYNEQYTWEVFDPATVLTVGVFDNSHLGDKGSNGTKDLKVGKVRIRISTLETGRVYTHSYPLLVLHPTGVKKMGELHLAIRFTCTSFANMLYKYSCPLLPKMHYVRPFTVMQLDMLRHQAVNIVAMRLGRAEPPLRKEVVEYMSDVDSHLWSMRRSKANFFRLMSIFTGLFAVGKWFGDICMWKNSITTVLVHVLFLMLVSFPELILPTVFLYMFLIGVWNYRYRPRYPPHMNTKLSQAESVHPDELDEEFDTFPTSRSPELVRMRYDRLRSVAGRIQTVVGDVATQGERFQSLLSWRDPRATALFVTFCLIAALVLYVTPFQVIAALIGIYMMRHPRFRHRLPSVPINFFRRLPARTDSML from the coding sequence ATGATCTTAAGCAACCTAAAGCTAGGTGTCGAAGTGGTTGGCGCCCATAATCTTTTGCCGAAAGATGGTCAAGGATCATCTAGTTCTTTTGTGGAGCTTTACTTTGATGGTCAGAGGTTTCGCACTACAATCAAGGAAAAGGACCTGAGTCCGGTGTGGAACGAGACTTTCTACTTCAACATCTCTGACCCTTCCAACCTCCATATGCTCGTTCTTGATGCCTATATCTATAACAATATTCGAGCTACTCAGTCCAGGTCATTTCTTGGAAAGATTACCATTAACGGGACTTCCTTTGTACCTTATTCGGATTCTGTTGTCTTGCATTATCCTCTGGAAAAGCGCAGTATCTTCTCACGTGTGAGGGGAGAACTCGGCCTTAAAGTGTATATTATTGACGATCCATCGATAAAGTCATCTATCCCTATTTCTGCAGCCAATGATTCTCAGGTTCACAGCCACTCGGCTCAAACTCCAGCCCCAAAAATTCCTAGATCGGAAGTGAGACACACGTTCCATCATCTTCCCAATCCAAATCAcccacagcagcaacaacaagctCCTCCTCCTGCTGCTGTTCATCATCAAGGAACAAGATATATGACTGAGGACATGAAGGTTCCGACGGAACCACAGCCTCCACCTCAGCTCGTCCGGATGCATTCTGCGACAATGGCACAACCTGTTGATTATGCACTTAAGGAAACAAGCCCATTCCTTGGAGGGGGCCGAGTTGTGGGTGGTCGTGTTATTCGTACAGACAGGATGTCTGGTTGTACTTATGATCTTGTTGAGAAGATGCACTTCCTTTTTGTTAGAGTTGTCAAGGCTCGAGAGCTTCCTGCAATGGATGTTACAGGGAGTGTAGATCCTTATGTTGAGGTTAGGATCGGAAATTACAAAGGAATTACGAAGCAcattgagaaaaatcaaaatccttCGTGGAATGTAGTATTTGCCTTCTCTAGGGAGAGGATGCAGGCGTCTGTGCTCGAAGTTGTAGTCAAGGACAAGGATCTTCTCAAAGATGATTTTGTAGGCCTTTGCAGATTTGACCTCAATGAAGTCCCGATGCGTGTGCCGCCAGATAGTCCTCTAGCTCCAGAGTGGTATCGGCTCGCAGATAAGAAAGGAGAGAAGATAAAGGGGGAGCTCATGCTTGCTGTCTGGATCGGCACTCAAGCCGATGAAGCATTTCCTGATGCATGGCATTCTGATGCAGCTCTATCTGTTGACACAGCTGCATCCACTCTTATCCGTTCAAAAGTGTACCATGCACCCCGGTTATGGTATGTCCGCGTTAATGTTGTTGAGGCACAAGACTTGATACCGACAGAGAAAACTCGTTTCCCAGATGCTTATGTGAAGGTACAGATAGGAAACCAAGTTTTGAAAACTAAGCCAGTTCAGGCTCGAACGTTCAATCCTCTTTGGAATGAAGATCTCCTGTTTGTTGCTGCAGAACCATTTGAAGACAACCTCGTCCTCACAGTCGAGGATCGTGTGGCTCCAGGAAAAGACGAGATCATTGGGAGAGTCATTATCCCTTTAAGCATGGTTGAGAAGCGTGCCGATGATAAAATGATTCATTCTCGTTGGTTTAACCTGGAAAAGCCGGTGGCCATTGATATTGATCAGTTGAAGAAGGAGAAATTCTCAAGCAGACTTCATCTCCGAGTTTGTCTTGACGGAGGCTATCATGTCCTTGACGAATCCACACATTATAGTAGTGATCTTCGCCCGACAGCAAAACAGCTGTGGAGGCCACCAATTGGTGTTCTGGAACTTGGAGTCTTAAATGCTGTGGGACTTCATCCTATGAAAACACGCGATGGCAAGGGCACATCAGATACGTATTGTGTAGCAAAGTATGGTCACAAATGGGTTCGAACTCGAACAATTGTTGATAACCTCTGTCCCAAGTACAATGAGCAATACACTTGGGAGGTATTCGATCCAGCTACAGTTCTCACCGTTGGCGTGTTTGATAACAGCCATCTGGGAGACAAAGGTTCAAATGGTACCAAAGATCTAAAAGTTGGGAAGGTTAGAATTCGTATCTCGACACTTGAAACAGGCAGAGTTTACACACATTCATATCCATTGCTGGTTCTTCACCCTACTGGTGTTAAGAAGATGGGAGAATTGCATTTGGCAATCCGTTTTACGTGCACATCATTTGCCAACATGCTTTACAAATACTCGTGTCCTCTTTTGCCAAAAATGCATTATGTAAGGCCTTTCACTGTCATGCAACTTGACATGCTACGGCATCAGGCAGTCAACATAGTGGCCATGCGATTGGGACGAGCAGAACCCCCGCTGAGAAAGGAAGTGGTGGAATACATGTCTGATGTAGACTCACACCTCTGGAGCATGAGGCGTAGCAAAGCAAATTTTTTCCGTCTGATGTCAATTTTCACAGGATTATTTGCTGTTGGCAAGTGGTTCGGAGACATCTGCATGTGGAAGAACTCGATCACAACAGTTCTCGTGCATGTTCTCTTCCTTATGCTTGTGTCATTTCCAGAGCTTATTTTACCAACTGTTTTCCTTTACATGTTTCTAATAGGAGTGTGGAATTACCGATACCGGCCTAGGTATCCTCCTCACATGAACACAAAGTTATCACAAGCCGAGTCAGTGCACCCCGACGAGCTAGATGAAGAGTTTGACACATTCCCAACTAGCCGTAGCCCTGAACTGGTACGAATGAGATATGATCGGCTAAGGAGTGTAGCTGGACGAATTCAAACAGTCGTTGGTGACGTTGCAACTCAAGGCGAGCGATTCCAGTCACTGCTGAGTTGGCGTGATCCACGTGCCACAGCCTTATTCGTCACATTTTGCCTTATAGCTGCATTGGTCCTATACGTGACGCCATTCCAGGTAATTGCAGCTCTTATAGGCATATATATGATGAGGCATCCGAGGTTTCGCCATAGGCTGCCTTCTGTGCCAATCAACTTCTTCCGCCGGCTGCCAGCTAGGACGGATAGTATGTTGTAA
- the LOC104228268 gene encoding heavy metal-associated isoprenylated plant protein 39-like isoform X2: protein MTMSDEKTKQKAMEAVADIHGVDSIAADIKEQKMIILGEMDSIAVAKKLKKVGKIDIISVGPAKQEKKEEKKEEKKDEKAVDKK from the exons ATGACAATGAGCGACGAAAAAACTAAGCAGAAAGCTATGGAGGCTGTTGCTGATATACATG GAGTTGATTCAATAGCAGCTGATATAAAGGAGCAAAAGATGATAATTTTGGGTGAAATGGATAGTATAGCAGTTGCAAAAAAGTTAAAGAAAGTTGGGAAAATTGACATAATTTCAGTTGGTCCAGCTAAacaagagaaaaaggaagaaaaaaaggaagagaagaaGGATGAAAAGGCTGTGGATAAGAAATGA
- the LOC104228268 gene encoding heavy metal-associated isoprenylated plant protein 39-like isoform X1: MGQQKLVVKIMTMSDEKTKQKAMEAVADIHGVDSIAADIKEQKMIILGEMDSIAVAKKLKKVGKIDIISVGPAKQEKKEEKKEEKKDEKAVDKK, translated from the exons ATGGGACAG CAAAAGTTGGTGGTAAAGATTATGACAATGAGCGACGAAAAAACTAAGCAGAAAGCTATGGAGGCTGTTGCTGATATACATG GAGTTGATTCAATAGCAGCTGATATAAAGGAGCAAAAGATGATAATTTTGGGTGAAATGGATAGTATAGCAGTTGCAAAAAAGTTAAAGAAAGTTGGGAAAATTGACATAATTTCAGTTGGTCCAGCTAAacaagagaaaaaggaagaaaaaaaggaagagaagaaGGATGAAAAGGCTGTGGATAAGAAATGA
- the LOC104228269 gene encoding protein LURP-one-related 4-like gives MAKICPELLLQQSSSSPSSSSSPYVTSIRETFTIWMKSLVFHGNGCTVFNSRGEIVFRVDNYQESCRDEVCLMDLKGQVLFSIKREKLRVLGRWNGYGCGGIKGRPLFQVRRNGMFSREDVICNVGCDENVGNNCYKIQQLDKNSSFKVTNTAGQVVAEVKQKKSSKGIGYGDDVLTLEVEPNIDHSLIVALVTICGLIHGKL, from the exons ATGGCTAAAATTTGTCCGGAATTATTGTTACAAcaatcttcttcttctccttcttcgtCGTCGTCTCCTTATGTGACATCAATAAGAGAAACATTTACTATATGGATGAAATCTTTAGTTTTCCATGGAAATGGTTGTACTGTCTTTAATTCTAGAGGTGAAATTGTTTTTAGAGTTGATAATTACCAAGAAAGTTGTAGAGATGAAGTTTGTCTCATGGATCTCAAAGGCCAAGTTCTCTTCTCCATTAAAAGAGAG aAACTACGAGTTCTTGGTCGTTGGAATGGCTATGGTTGTGGTGGAATAAAAGGGAGGCCATTGTTTCAAGTAAGGAGGAATGGCATGTTTTCAAGAGAAGATGTCATATGTAATGTTGGATGTGATGAAAATGTAGGAAATAATTGCTACAAGATTCAACAATTGGACAAAAATTCATCATTTAAAGTCACAAATACTGCTGGCCAAGTTGTTGCCGAG GTAAAACAGAAGAAATCATCAAAAGGAATTGGCTATGGTGATGATGTGTTAACTCTAGAAGTTGAACCAAATATAGATCACTCTTTAATTGTGGCTCTTGTGACAATATGTGGCTTAATTCATGGCAAATTATGA
- the LOC104228266 gene encoding serine racemase: protein MESNSPTSCEDYAADISSIRQAQVRIEPFVHKTPVLTSETLNSIAGRKLYFKCECFQKGGAFKFRGACNAIYSLADNQAEKGVVTHSSGNHAAALALAAKLRGIPAYIVIPKNAPKCKVENVKRYGGQVIWSEPSMESRENTANKVLQDTGAVLIHPYNDGRIISGQGTISLEFLEQASEIDTLIVPISGGGLISGVALAAKAINPAIRILAAEPMGADDAFQSKINGRITKLSEVNTIADGLRAFLGDLTWPIVRDLVDDVIVVDDKEIIQAMRLCYEILKIAVEPSGAIGLAAVLSDGFQQNPAYSECNHIGIVISGGNVDLGVIWNSLEK, encoded by the exons ATGGAATCAAATAGCCCAACATCTTGTGAGGATTATGCTGCTGATATCTCTTCCATCAGGCAAGCTCAAGTACGCATTGAGCCCTTTGTGCACAAAACTCCTGTCCTCACCTCAGAAACTTTAAATTCTATTGCTGGAAGAAAGCTCTACTTTAAATGTGAATGCTTTCAGAAGGG GGGGGCTTTTAAATTCCGAGGGGCCTGTAATGCTATTTATTCACTTGCTGATAATCAGGCCGAAAAAGGAGTAGTAACTCATAGCAG TGGAAATCATGCTGCAGCTCTTGCTTTGGCTGCAAAACTACGTGGTATCCCTGCATATATAGTTATACCAAAAAATGCTCCGAAATGCAAAGTTGAAAATGTCAAACGTTACGGTGGTCAGGTTATCTGGAGTGAGCCATCAATGGAGTCCCGAGAGAATACTGCAAACAAGGTGTTGCAAGACACTGGCGCTGTTCTTATTCATCCCTACAACGACGGTCGCATCATAAG TGGGCAGGGTACAATATCACTGGAGTTTCTGGAACAGGCTTCAGAGATTGACACTTTAATAGTTCCGATTAGTG GTGGTGGTCTAATATCAGGAGTTGCCTTGGCTGCCAAGGCCATCAATCCTGCCATTCGCATTTTGGCTGCTGAACCAATGGGAGCCGATGATGCTTTCCAGTCAAAGATCAACGGTAGGATTACTAAGTTATCTGAAGTCAACACTATCGCTGATGGGCTTCGAGCTTTTCTTGGAGATCTAACATG GCCTATTGTTCGCGATCTCGTGGATGACGTTATAGTTGTTGATGATAAAGAGATAATACAAGCTATGAGACTTTGCTATGAGATTCTAAAGATTGCAGTGGAACCAAGTGGAGCTATTGGCCTTGCAGCTGTTCTTTCTGATGGTTTCCAACAAAATCCAGCCTATAGTGAATGCAATCATATTGGCATTGTAATTTCTGGAGGCAATGTTGATCTTGGTGTGATTTGGAATTCGCTTGAGAAATAA